The genomic region ACCTATACACAAGGCAAAGGAAGCACAGTAGCCAAAATAATAGATGGACAACTAAGCAATAAAAAGCTTACCGGGATGGCGGGTGTAGCTAATATAGGAACGGCAAAAAACTGGACGGGCCATCCTTTTGGTCAGGCAAACTGGTATGGCTTCGGCAGGCTTGCCTGGGATCCGGAAACCAGTGCTAAAACCATAGCACAAGATTGGCTTAAAATGACCTTTACGAATGATAGCGATTTTGTAGATCCTATGACCAGATTATTACTAGAATCCAGAGAAGCGGTCGTTAATTATATGACGCCGCTTGGATTACATCATATTATGGCAGCAAATCATCATCAGGGCCCCGGGCCATGGGTTAAAGATATGCCCAGACCAGATTGGACATCAGTATATTATCATAAAGCAGCCGCAGACGGAATTGGCTTTGACAGAACTTCAAGCGGAAGTAATGCCTTAGAGCAATACGCCCCGGAAATTCAGAAAAAATATAGTGATCCCGCAACAACTCCAGACAAATATCTGCTTTGGTTTCATCATTTACCCTGGGACTATAAAATGAAAAGTGGAAAAACACTTTGGTATGAAATTGCAGCGCATTATCAAAAAGGAGTTGAACAGGTTGAGGGTATGCAGAAAACCTGGCAAAAAATGCAGAAATATGTAAATCCGCAGGTTTTCGAAAAAACAAATATGCTCTTGAACATCCAGTTAAAAGAAGCTAAACAATGGAGAAATGCTTGCCTGCTTTATTTTCAGCAATTTTCGAAAATGGATTTCCCGGATTTCATTCCTGAAATGACAAAAGACCTAAACTATTATAAATCATTGAAGCTGCCTTATGCTCCCGGTATAAGCCCTTCATGGAATTAAAAATGATATGAACTCGAATTTAACTGCTATAGTAACCGGTGGTAACGCCGGACTAGGATTTGCCACAGCTAAAAAACTTTGTAATGAAGGAATAACTACATACGTTATTGGCCGAAACAAAGAAAAAACTTTAAAAGCCTGCGAAGAAATTGGCGAATACGCAAAACCATTTATTTTAGATTTAACCGATTTGGATAAAATCCCTGCGGCGATTACCGAAATTGCTAAAGAAGCAGGCAGAATCGACATCCTGGTTAATAATGCAGGAATCAACATGAAAAAAGAATTTCTGGAAGTCGAAAATGATGAATTTCAGAACATCTTGCATACAAATGTTACCAGCGTTTTTGCTATAAGCCGGGAAGTTGCAAAAGTGATGAAGGAAAACGGCAAAGGAAGTATTATCAACATCAGTTCAATGGCTGCGCAATACGGAATTCCACATGTTATTGCCTATTCTGCAAGTAAGACTGCGGTAGAAGGTATGACCAGAGCTATGGCAGTAGATTTGGCGAAGTTTGGCATACGGGTAAATTGCGTGGCTCCCGGATTTATTAAAACAAATATGTCCAGCAAAGCTTTAGATAGTGATCCCGAAAGAAAAAATAAAGTACTGGGAAGAACTCCTATGGGTAAATTAGGCGAACCGGCAGATATCGGTGACGCTGTTTTTTATTATGCCACAGATCTTTCAAAATTCACTACAGGAACAGTGTTACCTATCGATGGTGGTAATTCAATTGGCTTTTAAGCATACAAAGTAAACGATCCTGAGCCAAGGCTCGGAGCTTTTAATTTCGATGATCGAACAAAACAATAAAAGAATTAACCAGACCTGAACCTGGTATACATAATGCGTAAAAAATGAAACATAAAAAACAACTGCACTATCTTTTGATCTTATTGCTTTTTGGCATTATTTCGTGTAAGGATCAGCAAAAAACAAAGGATATTACTGCTAAAGAAGACCCAAAGAAAGAAAAAGGACTCAAAGATTATTTTGCCGAAGATTTCCCTATGGGCGTTGCGGTTTCACCGGCTTCACTTGAAGGAAAATCAAAAGAATTAATTTTAGCGGAATATAACAGCTTAACTCCTGAAAACGTAATGAAAATGGGGGTAATTCATCCAAAAAAAGATGAATTTAACTGGGCACCAGCCGATAAAATAGTAGCATTTGCTCAG from Zunongwangia profunda SM-A87 harbors:
- a CDS encoding SDR family NAD(P)-dependent oxidoreductase — protein: MNSNLTAIVTGGNAGLGFATAKKLCNEGITTYVIGRNKEKTLKACEEIGEYAKPFILDLTDLDKIPAAITEIAKEAGRIDILVNNAGINMKKEFLEVENDEFQNILHTNVTSVFAISREVAKVMKENGKGSIINISSMAAQYGIPHVIAYSASKTAVEGMTRAMAVDLAKFGIRVNCVAPGFIKTNMSSKALDSDPERKNKVLGRTPMGKLGEPADIGDAVFYYATDLSKFTTGTVLPIDGGNSIGF